In Catharus ustulatus isolate bCatUst1 chromosome 31, bCatUst1.pri.v2, whole genome shotgun sequence, the following proteins share a genomic window:
- the AQP5 gene encoding aquaporin-5 gives MKKEILTLAFARAVFVEFLSTLIFVFIGLGSALKWPSALPSILQIALAFGLAIGTLVQAFGHISGAHINPAVTIAFFVGNQISLLRTLLYVLAQLVGAIAGAGILYGVTPANTRGNLAINAINTNVTPGQALVVEIILTFQLAACIFASTDNRRSGVGSPALSIGLSVTVGHLVGIYFTGCSMNPARSFGPAVITRRFSSAHWVFWVGPILGACLASLLYFYILVPYCMNMSDRVAIIKGTYESEEEWEEQREERKKSMELTPP, from the exons ATGAAGAAGGAAATACTAACCCTGGCCTTTGCTCGAGCCGTCTTTGTGGAGTTCCTCTCCACGCTCATCTTCGTCTTCATTGGGCTGGGCTCGGCGCTGAAGTGGCCATCGGCCCTGCCCAGCATCCTGCAGATCGCGCTGGCCTTCGGGCTGGCCATCGGCACCTTGGTGCAAGCCTTCGGCCACATCAGCGGCGCCCACATCAACCCCGCCGTGACCATCGCCTTCTTCGTGGGCAACCAGATCTCGCTGCTGCGCACGCTGCTCTACGTGCTGGCCCAGCTGGTCGGGGCCATCGCCGGCGCTGGGATCCTCTACGGCGTCACCCCGGCCAACACGCGTGGTAACCTGGCCATCAACGCG ATCAACACCAACGTAACCCCAGGCCAGGCCCTGGTGGTGGAGATCATCCTCACCTTCCAGCTGGCCGCCTGCATCTTCGCATCCACGGACAACCGGCGCAGCGGTGTCGGCTCCCCCGCGCTCTCCATCGGCCTCTCGGTCACCGTGGGCCACCTGGTGGGG ATTTACTTCACCGGCTGCTCCATGAACCCTGCGCGCTCCTTCGGGCCCGCGGTCATCACCAGGAGGTTCAGCTCCGCGCACTGG GTGTTCTGGGTCGGGCCCATCCTCGGGGCTTGCTTGGCCTCCCTGCTCTACTTCTACATCCTGGTGCCCTACTGCATGAACATGTCTGACAGGGTGGCCATCATCAAGGGCACCTACGAGTCCGAGGAGGAGTGGGAGGAGCAGcgggaggagaggaagaagtCCATGGAGCTGACCCCGCCAtga